TgatatgaaagaaacaatgaaTTAAAACACTTTCCGAAGATTTACAATCTTTAATGCTTGGAAGAACAAATATGTACATGCTTATTCATTGATAAGAAGTGTCAATAGTGGTGAGGACTGGTCAAGAGTTGACCGAGTGTCCACTCCATGAGCAAGAACGAAACGATATGACAAAAGATGCAATGGACAACGGGTTCCAATCTGATCTGAAAAAGGAACCAATTGCGATTCGCTACAGATTTGCATTTCGAGACTTGTTTGCTTGCAATcctgatgaagaagatcgATCTCTCTTGTAAACAAGAACCACGTCATCTGGAAACCGATCTCCGATGTACAAGAGAAAGTATAGTAGCAAATCGGTTTTAACGTAATAGAAacagttttcattttaatagaaaaaaacaatatagaattaaaaaggaaaaggaaaaacaaatcgaTAAATTCAATAGTGGACGCAGCATTATTCCTTAAATATAATTCTTCCCCTGTATAACAATAAACCTTTTCGAGATTTAACATTTTGTCTCTTTTTTACCTCTTTAAGCTTATCTGTCTTTCGTTAACTCTGTTACCTGAACGAAAAAACATTGTTATCAAGGATACGTAATCCGAGGCAGCAATTCCATTAGCTTTCCTATGCAGGTTCCCAATATAGCAGTTGATGAGCGCGTAAAAGACGAGTTTGCAAGCTCCTGGGTGGTCAACTTTTTATTGATACGCGACGATATTAAGATTATCTTGTAGATGAACGATAGTTTGTggatagaaaagaaaagaggaggaaaaacaagagacAAAAGGCATTTTGAGACGCATATAGCCAactttttatatataaaaaagaagaattgatttttttatttcatttaaatatataaaacCGGGAAATTTCCAAAGTCCCAAATTGGAGTTATCAGCTCTTTGTCTTGTTGCTAATCATTCAACAACTTGCCGTGAACCAACTACGAAAAGTCATTACTTTCTGAGAATAGAACTCTCGAGACAATTGAAGAGAGCTGAATATACCAGCAGCTTCTCCATCCAAGCTAAGCTCTCTTGGCGGGTATCCTGTTTTCCTCCAATTACAAAAACGTTGCCAGTCTTTCGGGGCTTTTTTATGTATACGGATTTACGTTTCAGgactcttcttttttgtttctgctGACTGCAATTGATTTCTCTGTTCAATTCTGCTGATTgctgtttcctttttcctccccaaaaaaatcttgTATATCTATCGATTCTTGTCTTTGAATCCAATCCACGCCTTAACCTTGAATTGGACATTGCATTTTAgtccaattccttttctctaatcaatttctttcttttttttccgCTCCCTTTTTGGAAGCATTTCTATCCGGCCACTGCTTGTCAGAAGTATCTTCGCCTGACTGTTTTGGTTTGTgcgctttttttttttgtcatcTCCAAGTCgtgttttctttcccatttgaaaaaaggtttGTATCTtgacttctttttcctctccttttttccctttACGATCATATTCATTTACGTATCTCCTAATATTCTTGGATTCCTTTTGCCGTTTATCCCGATATTTTGAccttttggtttttcttgaatCCAGGAGttttttgttccttttaTATTCCAATTTGTGATCTTTGATTTGTTCCTGCATAGGTTCGCCATTGTATCATCGTATCCCAAACTAAACatcaataattttttcctgtttcttttcacattcttttgttttttttttcttttgaatacacatatttatcttttccCCCATCCTgttatttctttgctcTTTGAATTTCTGTTTCCGTTCTTGGtgagttttcttttttcttctttttggaatgaTCACAATGTCTATTGCTCCTTCCGCTTCTTCCGCTACTGATAAACGAATGGAGCGTCCTCTCGACAACCGCAAAGCGGTCAAATCCCCCATGCCAAAGATAGCACAGGATCACGTTGCTCCTGTGAAAAGTATGTGgaaaaattgatttttagTTTTCGTCCTTACTAACCTTTGTCCTTTTAGATTTGCAACATGTTCCCTGCAAGTTCTTTCGTCATGGTACATGTACTGCCGGTGAGAATTGCCCTTTTAGTCATTCTCTTGAAACAGAGCGTCCAGTTTGTAAATACCATCTGAAAGGAAATTGCAAATTTGGCTCCAAATGTGCTCTTTCTCATTCGCTCCCAGTCAATGACTCTGCAATCCCCTCTGGCTTGTCTGAAACCAATCCCCCTCCAAATCATCTTCCATTTGGTAACTCTATGAAACACATGCCGAGCTCTTCCATTTCCTCTTCGTTCCCCcagaaaattcaaagaacCGCGTTTGATCAAATGGATTTGAAGGGCTCCATCGGCATGAAAAGTAATCTTCTTAATCCTGGCTTTTCTGCGTCCCCTCCGTCTTTGCCTCCCTTCTCTCATTCTCCAGGACGTTCTTCTACGTCTTCTTATCTAAATAATCTCACGTCTACTCAACCACTGTTAGGCACCGCAAATCATGGTAAACAGCTCGACGATTATTCTACCGATATTAATTCGGGATTGGCTTCCTCTATGAATGGTGTTTCTATTGCATCCTCCTTGGCTACGTCGCCATCTTCATTTAGCGCTGCATCGAGTGCATCCTCAAACAACCTCAATGGTTCCAAAGGGCTTTTACATCAACAAATgaataatgaaaacaacCGAGATTACATGATCCGCCATCCATCTCTCTTAACCACTTATGCAAATCGGCCTTCTTCTGAGAAAACCACTTCTTTGTCGAAATTGCCTGCAGAATTGGTGAAACCTAATGCACCATTACAGAGTCCTCAACTGAATGGTAAGGTTAATAGTAATTTACCCAAGCATCGTCCTTCCGTTAACCCTTCTCTTACCGGGATTCAGCTTTCGTCAGGTGCTACACGTCGATATGCAGTTCGCAGTAATTCTTATGCCGATGCATTCCCCTCGGTGGTTTCCACAAGTCTGCCAAATCGTGTGGATTTGAATCATCAAATGGACATGAGTGACGATGAACAGAGGTACCTGAATACTCCAATGGGTAGCTTTGACGAGCCATTTTTGGGTTCATCTCCTGTTGGTAAAACGAGTTCAAGTATGAAACAATTATCTGCTCCTTTGTCCATGATGAGTCCTACTTTGCCATCTCGTTCCACAGCAAACACTTTGCAAAACAGTAGATTTGGTGcttatttttcaaaatctaaATATGTTGACACGAATGCCGGTTCTACTAAAAGTACCACCCCTCAACAGGCTGGCGTTGCCGGTGCTCCCATGAAAATGCCCTCTTCGTTTGGTGTTCGTGAAGAATCAGTGTTCAGTTCTCCGATAAATGAATTAACCAGACCTCAGCAACTTGCAAGGCTCAAGAGCGAACCGATTTTTAGAGCCGGATCTGTATCACCTGTGACTACAGGTGGAATTAATGAATCTAAGAATGATTATACGTTGAGTCCAGGAAGCAATGGATTATCGCGGGTATCCGTTGCAAACACATCTCCTGCTTGGAACTCAACgctagaagaagaaacgaCATTTCAAATGGATGACTGACTATCACAACATGCTCTTTAACACAAATGATAgagcttcaaaaaataaaaatagctGTTTGATGATTACTAGCAACAAATATTTTGTAAGTAATTTGTCATGGTTTCCCAGAAAAGTTTCCCTTATTCCTTATTTCAAGGGGAACTCATACAATCATTCTTGCAAGTAATAATTGTACGACTGCATTTTATTTATGGGTCTGATTTATAAGAAAACGAAACGAAAAGGATGAATTTGTTTGGGGATGCTTTGGCATGTCTATGAATCTATTTCTACGAAAAAGGAGGTGATGCATCCAACCTTCTATAAAATAAACCGAATACCCATAAAGGAAAAGTCGTTGGGAAACGAATGTTCTTACTTCGGTAAAAAGTGAGATTTATTATTATGCTTGTTgaattttctaaaaaaatttaaatgtAATTAAAATGCTTGATTTTAGGGCCACTGTGCGTTGGCCTTTTATAATtaagaaaagtaaatgtCTTTGATAAGAACGATTTCTACTGAAATATGAAGCGCGTAAAGATTTGATGTTCGCGCGGAAAAGATAATTTCGTTATAGCTGTAATTATAAAGATTTAATGAATGTATTGATCTAAAGATGGATACAACAATGAATAAGACAAGAAAATTAATTGGAATAAATTTGGTTTACTTTTTAACTATTGGTAAATACCACAAACggaaagaaaggaaaattgGATAAAGTAAAAAGGGAAAGCGATATTAATTATAATTGATCACGCTTAGTTGTCGTTGGGAAATGGTTTAGCAGGTGAAAGCATTAAGTTTGTGGTAAACAGGTCGATTGGGAAGAGGAGACCAAACACGACGGCTGTTGATTCTATCGTTTCGACGTTTTAAATCACGTAAAAGGGCTCGTTCATCTTTAAGAAGGACGGTTATACGAACTCTAGGACGTCTGTGAACAGCATGACCACCCCGACCTCGAGTAACGAGTTTTTTGATGTAAGTGGCTTTTCCAACCCATGCTTGGTCAATGTAAAGGGTTTTTTCATCAAGACCAGCTTTCGCAACGGCATCCTCGCGAGCATTTACGAGAGCAGAAGCGATAGATTTAGAGACGCGTTTTTCGGAAAATTTCATCTGTAAAAGGGCATGGTAAAAAGGCTTTCTAGAGATTTGGCGACAAAGGTTGCCagcttttttcaaagatgagcgaaatatttttgattgatGAGTGTGGGAAGGATCCATGGTTAAAAGGCGTTTTGTAGATATCCGTTTCCATGGGCGAGATTTTTGTTCAGGAGTTTCAGTGGAAGGTGTCTGAGATTGTTCTTGtaaagtagaaaaaatacTAGACCCTGTTCGCTCTCCGGTCTCTAATGAGCCTGGGGCTTGATTCCATGAACTAGGGGTCTGAGAGAAGCATCGGATAGGGCGTAAAGTACAAATTTTAGAGAAATGCAATGATGAATTTCCATAGAGACCCAAATTGCCCACAAAACGATTGCTGAATTTGGGCAAATGGATCGAACAAGTCCAAATACTCATTTCGAAGCGCTGCCAAAATgttcagaaaaaaaaactaaacagaaataaaaagtaaattgaAATATCTTGCTTAcaacataaacaaactCCAAACTTAAAAGACCGCGTCCCCTTAATGAAATGAGAGAAAAGCCAGGTCTTGCTCAAAGGTACCAAGGAACAGAATACGATAGTACGCCTGTTTACGTTAATGACTTTACCAGCCTTACGGTAGTAACACGCTAAAGTAATAGAACACAAAATAGCAATACTGaacaaaacataaaacAGCTCGTAATATGAAAGGCTTAAATGTTAAAGGTGTATCATCACTTcaattgtaaacaaactgCTCCTTCTAAGCGTATACAATTAATATCAAATCTTACGCGTAATTTTGTACTCGGGACgaacttttaaagaagcaaatgatattttttttaatttttgagaGTTTAGGCGAATGAACTGTTATGATTAATAAAGATTTGAGCAAAGAAAGGTTGAATTGATTCCACTAGAAAAGGTCCGCATTGATTATAAAAGTGAATTAATAAGTATGGAAGAGATAACTATAGCCAAACGGGCGCACAATCCGTATGAGGGTGTGAAGAACAGTACATTGGAAATGTGGGATCAACTGAAAAACACTACAGACGCTCAAGAGGTTGTCTTTGATGATATTCCAGACGAGGCCttaattcatcaaatgaaaatccaTCAAGAGAAACGATTAGACTACCAGTCCCAAAGTTATGCCGTGGACGAAGTGAATGAAAGCATAGCGAATTGCAACTTATcaccaaaaagaaatgcttTCTTGGATGGGAATgcaatagaaaaagaaaatgctaTGAATAATTCTGTACCTTTGGAATCAAAGACGAACAGTGCAAATCAAACCAGGGTACGACACAGGCCTCACGATGTAGACAGGAAAGAACAAGGGAATCATTGGAGGACCCTTCCGGATATTCCCATTTTCCAAGAACTTTCATCTGCGTCTGTTGATTTGCCAAAAAATGATGTTTTTGGTGGATACAACAATTTTGAACATTATCTAAGCGTGCATTATAAGTTGCTTCGAGAAGATGCTATTTCTCCTCTTAGGGAAAGTGTGTTAAGATACAAAAAGGATCCAACCTGTACCTCCTCTCCTTCATTCGCTGTTTACGATCATGTTCGTATTATTGGACAAATAATCGCTACTAGTTCAGTCGTCACCAAACTTTCGTTTTCTGTTCGAGCTCAAAAACGGATATCTTGGGCCACGAGTCGACGTTTGATTTCTGGAAGTATCGTTCTTTTAAGTCAAGATAATTTTGAGCATTTTCGTGTGGGTACGGTTTGCGCTCGTCCATTAAGCGGTTTAAGAAAATATCCTCACGAAGTCgatgttttctttcacgACTTTAATCTTGAATTGGATTCAAGGAAAGAATTCGTGATGATTGAAGCAACTTCTGGCTATTGGGAAGCTTACAAGCATGTTTTATCTAACCTCCAAAAACTTTCTGGGCACCGTTTTCCCATGAAAGACTATTTTGTTAGTTGTAAGCAAAATTCTGAAGTTGCTAGGTATGTACAACATGATCCCCTAATGCGAATCAACTCTATTTTAGGGAGCTCTCAGCCGCCAATCGATATATTGGaaccttttccttcttaCGATGATTACTTGTTAGACAAGTCTCAGTTAAAAGCATATCAATCCATGCTTACACAGAAACTAGCAATCATACAAGGGCCGCCTGGAACaggaaaaacttttgttgCTTTAAAGGCAATCCAAActcttttagaaaattcAAACCCCAATGTACTTCCCATCTTGGTTGCATGTCAAACGAATCATGCTGTTGACCAAATTCTCCTTCAACTTCTGCGCGAAGGCGCAGAAGTTGTACGACTCGGTGGTCGTACTCGAGTCCCTGAAATCCAAGACGTATCTGTTTATGAGAAGCTCAAGTCGATGAGAAATACATTCCATGCGTCTTATAAGGAGataaagagaaagaaaagtcgGCTTATGAAACAAATGCTAAACATTATgtcaaacttttcaaatgaGTATCTAAAGTTTACGTATCTACATAGTGAAGGAATTATTACAACGGCTCAATTACAATCATTCATTCAAAACTCTGCTTGGGTAAATGTTGTTTCCGATAGTGATGACTcaacagaagaagaacagaTCGAGTGTTGGTTAGGTGAAACGAAATTAGATTTGGTAACACCAAAACAGACCGTTTATGATTATGAAGAAGAGCTGCAGATTGAGGCTGAACAACTAGAAGAACTAGAAcaagaagcaaaggaaaatcTTACTTTTGAGGATGACGAATTGCGCGGCGTCTTTGCAGATTTTAGGCGAAAGTACGACTTTTTTGAAGGTGTTGAGCTTCATAAGGAAGAGTTGAAAGGCTTTTTAACCATAGAAAACGTTTGGGATATTCCAGAATTTAGCAGAGGCATGGTTTATAAGCATTGGCTTCAATTAGCTTATGAAAATGCAGAATCCCGATTGAGACATTTGCATAAAATATATAGTAAATTggataaagaaagaatcaatCTTTCTAACAAGCGAGTCGGTGCTCTCCTTCGTAATGCTAATGTTGTTGGGATGACTACAACGGGGCTAAACAAGTATCGGAATATCTTGGAAAGCATTCGACCTAAGATTTGCTTTATCGAAGAAGCTGCAAATATTCTTGAAGGACCAATCATACCTGCCGTCTTTCCATCCTTAGAACAATTGATTTTAATTGGAGACCATAAACAATTGCGTCCAAGCTGCTCCACATTTGCGCTTGCTAGATCCCCATTTAATTTATCTGTTTCGATCTTCGAGCGTTTGgtggaaaatgaaatggtTTGCGATATGTTAAGTATACAAAGGCGTAAGTAGAGTAAGTTGAGGTTTGGTATTAACAATAAAAGGTATGCATCCTAAAATCCGTCAGTTAGTCGATTCAGTCTATTTTGGATTATCCGATCATCCAATTGCGAGGTGCAGGCCTGCTATTCCAGGAATGGGACAATTGCgaagattcttctttaccCATACTAATGTTGAAGATACAGAtggattttcttctaaatGCAACCAATTTGAAGCTGAGATGTTGGTTCAATTTGCTTCTTATTTGATTCTTCATGGAGTGAATCCACTTCAGATTACATGCTTGACATTCTATGTCGcacagaaaaaagaaatagaaaatctGATCTCGATACATTTACcagataaaaaagaaaacataagaGTTGCAACTGTTGATGGCTATCAAGGCGAAGAAAATGATGTGATACTTTTATCTTTAGTTCGAAACCATGATCAACGGTCAGTGGGTTTCTTGGATTCGAGCTATCGTGTTTGTGTCGCTCTTTCGCGTGCGAGGCGTAAGGAAATTCATGTGTCATGATTTCTACTAACACCTTATATAGAAGGTTTATACGTGTTTGGAAATGCTGAAATGGTAGCAAATGCAAATCCCCTTTGGTGGGACGTAATTAATACCTTAACCCAGGATGAGGAACTTCCAGGACTCGGAGACTACCTTCCTTTGGAACCGAAAATTGAGAACGATgaggtatatatatacgGTATGTAAGAGAGGTTCGGTAGTTTTGATTACTGACCATTGTTAGAACTGAATGATTTGATTGAACTTAACATGAAGTTAAAGAATATGAACGCTGATTGATGTCATGAAGCTATGAATAGTGTTGTGTCTTTGAGTAACTGAAGATGAGGAATGGAAGCTACTGTAATATGTGAAGTGGTGGAAGTTTCATAATAAAAGCACAAAGATGAAGGTTGCTTATGCAGAGTTTTGACCGTTCGATTTAGCTGTACGTATATGGAACAGAAAGGACAAACGTAACACTCAAAGGTTATTTCGAATGATGGAAGATGATaaacaatgaaatgaattctctaaaataataataaataactttTAAACATGGTTGGTTACGAGGGACGAGTTTTGGAAGGATTAGGCTTAGACGAAGTGTAGAAAACGGAAAAGAGGACAAGGGCAATCAAAAGGACTATGCTAGCCTTAATGTAGTAGAAAGATAGAAAAGGTTCCCACACGCCAGTAATGGGTGACGGAGTACTGTCTTTTTGGGAAGGGTTGGACTCTGTAATTTCCGATATTACTTTCGAGGAAGAACGGCGTCTAAAGGAGGGAAGTGAAGCTTCTGATTCCTTACGAATTCCGACAAGCTGAGACGAAATATCCTAAAAGAATTTGTCAGACATTAAACTTTAATAAATCGGCATACCTCTTTCTTGACATTCTGGATAGAACCGATACAATTTTggatatttaaaaaagctgACTCAATTAGGGAGTCTGAATATGCAAAATGAGATTGAGTTTTCTGGAATGCTGCAACAAAAGAGTTATCAGAAAGTTTCTCAGGAGAAGGGAATCGAGATAAACTGTGGGTAAATGGAACAGGCTGAGGTAAGAGACTGGAACTGGCGATGTGTTAGAagtagaaagaaaaagtacaaaGATCGACAAGGCATACTCTACGGAAAAATCAGTAGACATATCATCAATACTTGTGGAATGTAAGGGAGTATTAGATGACATGGACTGTTTATCAAGCGATGTTAACGGCACATTGATAAACGCTTCTACGAGGTCGCAAGCATCATGTTTTGAAAGCTGATGATTTGGATCATTTTTGACAAATTCATAGGCtagttttttgatttcctttttcatccATGGGTTTACGTGGAACATGTCGTTGTAATGAATGTCTAATAGGGTAATCAGTTCGGGGACAGATatcttttagaaaaagtaGTTAgataaaatgaaacatGAACAAATAAGCTACAAACCTTTTCATGTGAGAGCTTCGATATTTGATCAACCAGCTTTCTGTGGTCCATTTTTTGAGAGTCCAACATTTGCATTGGAGACCGCACCCGCGTTTATGAAATGAATACTGGGAGGTAATAAGGCAGGATGAGATTGGTAATCCTAagtgtttatttttttttagctttAGCAAACTATCAATATCAAGAAGGAAACGCTTAAACGACACAGTCACTGTAAAATTCAAGAGTCACAGAAGTTTCTAATTTCTCAttctaaaaagaagaaaacttgTCAAAGAAACTTATAACACAGAAGTACGAAAAAAAGTGATATGAATGGAAAGACCTGTCGTTGTAGTGTTTACTTGGCTACGTTGCAGTGACTTGACGAGATGACATTGTTACCAGAAAAGCAAGTGGAAGAGTCTGGTATAAACAACAATGCCGGTGGACTGGATCAGTCAGTTTAGAAAAACATTGATATTTTCATAGAGCAGTGATAAAAGCTGCcgaaaaaaataagctCATCGTTGGGGCGTGAGGGCGGAAAATGTGTGAAGGGTCTGTCACAAAGTTATCTCATTCTCATTACCTCTCAAGACAAGCTCCGAATCCTTCAACATCTCAAATaatttcccttttttgtttctccaGTAGCGTTCACAGGCATGGAAGACGTAAGTTTTATGATTTGgaacaaaaggaaagcaattTTGTTGACGAAGCTtaagaaaatataatttCACGATAAGACgattgtaaataaaataaagaacgaAAAGAGCCTTTTGTGATCTGTGTTCAAGTAAGGAAAAAGTTTGCAATGGTCTTAAGAACTAATAGGTTATTAAAAGGTTGCTCCTTgtcaattttttattcccAATGATTCAAAAtacttttggtaaaaaagTCTTGAAAGTCATCGACAACAAGATCGCAGTATGGcatatgtaaataaaagtattttgatcattttcatcaatatATAAATCTATTAGCAAGGACTTGACTTTTCGTTTGAAGGGGTGCTTATGTTTGTTCTGAATAAAGTTCCTCTGTTTGGCCATTTCTTTAATTGGCATTTAATCATCTCTTATTCCCCATCTTTATATATCAGTTGTTTTAAGCTTCCGAGAAATTACAGACTGTTTGGTAGtatttggaaagaaaatttggcAAACCCTTTGGCAAACCCAATTGAGGTTATGTTTGACTATACACGATCTGCTCAAAAGGTTGTACCTCTAACTTCAAATGCCCTTCGCTGCGCTCTTATGAACTAGACGCTTTCCAGTAGATCtcttgtaaaaaaaatcttcctCCGAAATCGCTGTAAAAGCCCATCCAGCAATTGGTGTCATGATCCTAAACAATCTTTGTTGAGAAGATCCTTTAGCTCAAATGGTATCCCCTCACAAAAGGAAATCCCAAGTCGACCAATTTGctgtttttcaataatcATGGTGGCCCTGAACAAACCCATTTTGAGGAAGTTCCCGTGCCTGAACCTGCATCAGACGAAGTTCTGGTGAATATTAAATACTCGGGTGTATGTCATACAGACTTGCATGCTCTTCAAGGAGACTGGCCTTTGGACGTTATATTACCTGTCGTTGGAGGCCACGAAGGCACTGGCATATAGTGGTCAAATTTGGATATTCTGTTCAAAATGTCAAATAGGCGATCGTGTAGGAATCAAATGGATAAATGGATCTTGCCTTAAGTGTGAATATCGCCTTTCATCTTGCAAAAGTATTTACCCTGATATAAGCTTGTCTGGTTATTGGTGGATGGAACTTTTCGGTCCTATGCACTAAAAAAAGCCTCTCATGTCACACCGATTCCTCGAAATGCCCCTCTGGAAATGGCTGCTCCCGTTATGTGTGCTGGGGTTACTGTATCGAGCTCTCAAAGAAGCGAATATCAAACCTGCTGGCTGGGTTGTTCTTCCTGGTGCAGGAGGCGGTCTTGGTCATCTTGCCGTACAATATGCCAAAGCCATGAATATGAGAGTGCTTGCTATTGACACTGGCACTGATAAAGAAGAGCTATGTAAGAGCCTTAGGGCTGaagcttttgttgattttcgAAAGGTGTCGGATCTTGTTAGTACAGTAAAGGATCTTATGAATGGAGGTCCTCGTGGTGTTCTCGTACTTTCGACGAGTGCTAAATCTTATCAGCAAGCTACTTAGTTTGCCCGTCCTGGATCAACCATAGTAACCCTGTCCATGCCAGCTCAAGCTCAACTGAATGCAGACATTTTTTGGTTGACAGTGAAAATGCTCAAAATTTGTGGCTCGCACGTTGGTAATCGTCTAGATTCCATTGAAACTTTTAAATACGTGTCCCGAGGTCTCGTCAAACTTCATTACAAGGTTCAGCATTTCTCTACCCTTCCTGAGATATACAAGCAGATGTTTAAAGGAGCTATCGCTGGACGAATTGTTCTACAGCTTTAATGAATTTGCTCAAAGTATAATAACTTTTAATTCTTAACGGGATGTGATCGCAATTTTTTACTTTAACCATGAATTAGCAAGCAAGAATCAAGAGGAAcatctttgtttacctttATTTCTTACGGtgcattccttttttgttttatgcCAATTGTCTATTAATTACCGTTTTAGTACGTTTGAGTTTCCAAGTATTGCTTTTATATTTAGGAGACATCCAggcttttttaaaaaagatagtCATAGCTAGATGGaaaatccttcaaaatataATGAAGACCCgatatttctttgtttcgACACTATGTATGTGAAGTGGTTAGACTATACCcagaagaaagagaaatatatggatttttttaagaaaaaatttttttattttttaattttgaagaaaaaatatattagAACCACCTTGAAAGCGCAGAAAGAGTTTTgtaaagtttttgtttattctgTTGTTTCCCTATAACTGCCACGGAACCATTTTATTTAGTTCTTACTTGAACGAATGCAAAAGTATTCTTTATGAACCCatatgaaacaaatttataCAAAGTAACTCCCATTCCTGGAAAAGGAATGGGTATGGTTGCGAAAATTGACATTCCTGCAGGTTCAAGGATATATTCAGAAACGCCCTTAATCCGAACCAAAAGTGATGCAAAGGAGATTGAAGAAGCGCTTTCgtccaaaacaaaagaggaaCAGGAGGCTTTTCATAACTTGTTCAATGCGCATCCTGAAAGCATGGGTCCTTTTTTGGGGCCCTTTTATTCCAATGCTCTAACGATTGATGAAAGCAAAGGTGGAATGTTTCTCTTAGGTTCAAGGATGAATCATGATTGCAGTCCAAACGTGAAACATACGTGGAATTCAATTCTGGATCAGGTTACTGTTCACTCGGTTCGTGATATCCACTGTGGAGAAGAAATTTTGACTACTTATATTGACTTACATAAAAGTCGAAGTGAACGgaaaaaagttttattgGGACATTTTGGATTTCCCTGTAGCTGTAGTGCATGTTCAGTGAAGGACAAAAAGGAAGCGAAGATAAGTGATATTCGAAGAAAGCAACTGGCATACTATGATCGCACAATGCCAAAAATGTGTATTATGAATCCTAGAGGTGCGCTTCGTGCCTTGCGACACAGAATTTCACTTGCTAATCAAGAACGTCTCTTTGGGCGAATGGACGTTATTTCATATTTTGACGCTTTTCGAACATGTGTGGTGCATGGTGATTTTGAACGAGCTTccaattttggaaaaagaggCATTGAAGCTCTTGTGCTTTGTGAAGGTGCCGATTCGTCTCGGTACGAGTCCATTGCAAAATATGTAAAACAGCCGGAGCTACATCCTTTGGC
The nucleotide sequence above comes from Schizosaccharomyces osmophilus chromosome 3, complete sequence. Encoded proteins:
- a CDS encoding alcohol dehydrogenase Adh1-like, whose translation is MIQNTFGKKVLKVIDNKIALKWYPLTKGNPKSTNLLFFNNHGGPEQTHFEEVPVPEPASDEVLVNIKYSGVCHTDLHALQGDWPLDVILPVVGGHEGTGI
- a CDS encoding alcohol dehydrogenase Adh1-like, yielding MPLWKWLLPLCVLGLLYRALKEANIKPAGWVVLPGAGGGLGHLAVQYAKAMNMRVLAIDTGTDKEELCKSLRAEAFVDFRKVSDLVSTVKDLMNGGPRGVLVLSTSAKSYQQAT
- the set5 gene encoding histone lysine methyltransferase Set5, which produces MNPYETNLYKVTPIPGKGMGMVAKIDIPAGSRIYSETPLIRTKSDAKEIEEALSSKTKEEQEAFHNLFNAHPESMGPFLGPFYSNALTIDESKGGMFLLGSRMNHDCSPNVKHTWNSILDQVTVHSVRDIHCGEEILTTYIDLHKSRSERKKVLLGHFGFPCSCSACSVKDKKEAKISDIRRKQLAYYDRTMPKMCIMNPRGALRALRHRISLANQERLFGRMDVISYFDAFRTCVVHGDFERASNFGKRGIEALVLCEGADSSRYESIAKYVKQPELHPLAEGVRPMSLVPLDDFQDPEDSLWGCEMEEDVYSDSD